One genomic region from Nocardia vinacea encodes:
- a CDS encoding amidohydrolase family protein, with product MFDAHLHIFDPRFPLAENQGYLPDPFTIADYRKRMSRFDVGGGAVVSGSFQGSDQTYLKAALAELGAGWVGVTALDPDATDEEIIELDRIGVRALRFNVKRAAADITALTLQALRAHDLVGWHVEVYIDGNMLTSMQPVISKLPVFSIDHLGMSEEGLPYLLDLVDRGARVKATGFGRVHMKVADTLRRIHAVNPEALMFGTDLPGTRAGRPFQDSDVDLICDVVGTDMFKVLEDNARAFYRLPARERVIQADPTPTLPIHRTEQPTLPLRRDELPKLEPADTIPFPIIE from the coding sequence GTGTTCGATGCCCATCTCCACATCTTCGACCCGCGGTTCCCGCTGGCCGAGAACCAGGGCTACCTGCCCGACCCGTTCACCATCGCCGATTATCGAAAGCGTATGTCGCGCTTCGATGTCGGCGGCGGCGCCGTGGTCAGCGGATCCTTCCAAGGCAGCGATCAGACGTACCTGAAAGCGGCGCTGGCGGAGCTCGGCGCGGGGTGGGTCGGCGTCACCGCGCTGGACCCCGACGCCACCGACGAAGAGATCATCGAACTCGACCGGATCGGTGTGCGCGCGCTGCGGTTCAACGTCAAGCGCGCAGCCGCGGATATCACCGCGCTGACACTGCAGGCATTGCGTGCGCACGACCTCGTCGGCTGGCACGTCGAGGTGTATATCGACGGCAACATGCTCACCTCGATGCAGCCGGTGATCTCGAAGCTGCCGGTGTTCTCCATCGACCATCTCGGCATGTCCGAGGAGGGTCTGCCCTATCTGCTGGATCTGGTGGATCGCGGGGCGCGGGTGAAAGCGACCGGTTTCGGGCGGGTGCATATGAAAGTGGCCGATACGCTGCGCCGGATCCACGCGGTCAATCCCGAAGCGCTGATGTTCGGCACCGATCTGCCCGGCACCCGCGCGGGGCGACCGTTCCAGGATTCCGATGTCGATCTGATCTGCGATGTGGTGGGCACCGATATGTTCAAGGTGCTGGAAGACAATGCGCGGGCGTTCTATCGACTGCCCGCCCGCGAACGAGTGATCCAGGCCGATCCGACGCCGACCCTGCCGATCCACCGCACCGAGCAGCCGACCCTGCCGCTGCGGCGCGATGAGCTACCGAAACTCGAACCGGCGGATACGATTCCGTTCCCGATCATCGAGTGA
- a CDS encoding FAD-dependent oxidoreductase, translated as MVTQAASSGPDAHTAGPRPLRIAIVGAGPAGIYAADALMKSDAEVSIDLYERMPAPFGLIRYGVAPDHPRIKGIITALHKVLDKPQVRLLGNIDYGTDITLDDLRTFYDAVIFSTGANADRALPIPGIDLDGSYGAADFVSWYDGHPDVPRTWPLEAEKVAVLGVGNVALDVARVLAKTGDELLPTEIPPNVYNGLKANKAIEVHVFGRRGPAQAKFTPLELRELDHSPTIEVIVDPEDIDYDEGSEAARRHSKQVDMISNTLEQWAIRDVGNRPHKLFLHFFESPAEILGEDGKVAGLRTERTQLDGTGNVKGTGVFRDWDVQAVYRAVGYLSQNLTNLPFDDQAGVVPNEAGRVLADEDADGPDRYLPATYVTGWIKRGPVGLIGHTKGDANETVACLLDDSVNFAPAKHPELQAVTEFLESKGIPFTTWQGWYRLDAHERALGEPEGRERVKVVEREDMLRASEPHKV; from the coding sequence GTGGTCACGCAAGCTGCCTCCTCCGGGCCTGACGCGCACACCGCGGGGCCTCGCCCGCTTCGCATCGCGATCGTGGGCGCAGGACCGGCCGGTATCTACGCCGCCGACGCGTTGATGAAGTCCGATGCCGAGGTGAGCATCGACCTGTACGAGCGCATGCCCGCGCCGTTCGGGTTGATCCGCTACGGCGTCGCGCCGGATCATCCGCGCATCAAGGGCATCATCACCGCTCTGCACAAGGTGCTGGACAAGCCGCAGGTCCGCCTGCTCGGCAATATCGACTACGGCACCGACATCACCCTCGACGATCTGCGCACGTTCTATGACGCGGTGATCTTCTCCACCGGCGCCAACGCCGACCGCGCGCTGCCGATCCCCGGCATCGACCTGGACGGCAGCTACGGCGCCGCGGACTTCGTCTCCTGGTACGACGGTCATCCGGACGTGCCGCGCACCTGGCCGCTGGAGGCGGAGAAGGTCGCGGTCCTCGGTGTCGGCAATGTCGCACTCGACGTGGCGCGCGTGCTGGCCAAGACCGGCGACGAACTGCTGCCGACCGAGATCCCGCCGAACGTCTACAACGGCCTGAAGGCCAATAAGGCGATCGAGGTGCACGTCTTCGGCCGTCGCGGCCCGGCGCAGGCCAAGTTCACCCCGCTCGAGCTGCGCGAACTCGACCATTCGCCGACCATCGAGGTCATCGTCGATCCCGAGGACATCGACTACGACGAGGGTTCCGAGGCCGCGCGCCGGCACTCCAAGCAGGTCGACATGATCTCCAACACCCTGGAGCAGTGGGCCATCCGCGACGTCGGCAACCGCCCGCACAAGCTTTTCCTGCACTTCTTCGAGTCCCCGGCCGAGATCCTCGGCGAGGACGGCAAGGTCGCCGGCCTGCGCACCGAGCGCACCCAGCTCGACGGCACCGGCAATGTCAAGGGCACCGGCGTGTTCAGGGACTGGGACGTCCAGGCCGTCTACCGCGCCGTCGGCTACCTGTCGCAGAACCTCACCAACCTGCCGTTCGACGATCAGGCCGGTGTCGTTCCGAACGAGGCCGGACGCGTCCTCGCCGACGAAGACGCCGACGGTCCGGATCGCTATCTGCCCGCCACCTACGTCACCGGCTGGATCAAGCGCGGTCCGGTCGGCCTCATCGGTCACACCAAGGGCGACGCCAACGAGACCGTTGCTTGCCTGCTCGACGACAGCGTGAACTTCGCACCGGCTAAGCATCCGGAGCTACAGGCAGTCACCGAATTCCTCGAGAGCAAGGGCATCCCGTTCACCACCTGGCAGGGCTGGTACCGCCTGGACGCGCACGAGCGCGCCCTCGGCGAGCCGGAGGGCCGCGAGCGCGTCAAGGTCGTCGAGCGCGAGGACATGCTGCGCGCCAGCGAGCCGCACAAGGTCTAG